Genomic segment of uncultured Desulfobacter sp.:
GGGCGTCCGGATCAACCTGCTGTTTAAAAGCGGGATTGAGGTCTCTGATGTGAAAAAACTGGCTGAAAAAATAGCCCCCTTTGGCTGGCACCTGCAGATGCTGGTGGATGTCTCTGAGTTTTCGGATCTGGACACCCTGGCCAATCTGCCCGTGGATGTCGTCTTTGACCACATGGGACATATGCCCGCCTCATTGGGCGTGGACCATCCGGGATTCAAAAAGATGCTGCGGAATCTGGAAAATGGCAGGGCTTGGGTCAAGGTTTCCGGTGCTTACCGGATTACCGGCCGCAACGCGCCTCCCTATGAAGATACCGCCGCATTTGCAAAAAAAATTATAGAAACCAATCCGGACCGGGTGGTCTGGGCCACCGACTGGCCCCATCCCTGCATCAACGTACCCATGCCCAAGGACGCGGAGCTGCTGGATCTGCTGGCCGACTGGGCACCTGATGAGAAGGTTCGAAACAAGATCCTTGTGGAAAATCCGGCCAGACTCTATGAGTTCGGGCCACTTGTATAATTGAAATTCACCGTTAGAACTTTAAAAAAAGGAGTATGATGATGAACGCAAAGTACAAAGTGGGAATGATGGGGATCAGCTGTTGGCTTGCAATGGCCGTCTTGTGGATCAGCGCAGCAGTTGCCGGGCCTGTTCAGCTCAAGTTAGGTTTTGTGACGGCAGCCAATGAAAAGGACCCTTACTTTATCACAGCCGATAAATTTTCAAAGCTGGTCAGCGAATACACCCAGAACAGATACGAGATCAAGCTGTTCGGCAGCAGTCAGCTGGGCAATGACTCCGCCCTTGTCAAGAATCTGAGTATGGGCACCATTGACTTCGGTGTGGTGACCAATGCCCCGGTGGGTTCGTTTATCAATCCGTTCATGGTTCTGGATCTGCCCTTTATGTTTCCTTCGGCCACCGTGGCCCATGAGGTCCTGGACGGACCGGCAGGCAAGATGCTTCTTGAAAAACTTTCCACGCTTTCCATCAAAGGGCTGGCCTTTTCCGAGGGCGGGTTTCGCCACATGATCAACAACGTCAGGCCGGTAAATACACCGGCAGACCTTAAAAGTGTTAAATACAGGGTCATGAAGACCCCGGTCTACATCGGCATGTTCAAAAGCCTGGGTGCCAATGCCGTTCCCATGCAATGGGGAGAGGTGTTTACCGCAGTCCAGCAGAAAGTGGTGGACGGCCTGGAGATCCCGATACCTGTCATCTATGCCAACAAGTATTACGAGGTCACCAA
This window contains:
- a CDS encoding DctP family TRAP transporter solute-binding subunit, coding for MNAKYKVGMMGISCWLAMAVLWISAAVAGPVQLKLGFVTAANEKDPYFITADKFSKLVSEYTQNRYEIKLFGSSQLGNDSALVKNLSMGTIDFGVVTNAPVGSFINPFMVLDLPFMFPSATVAHEVLDGPAGKMLLEKLSTLSIKGLAFSEGGFRHMINNVRPVNTPADLKSVKYRVMKTPVYIGMFKSLGANAVPMQWGEVFTAVQQKVVDGLEIPIPVIYANKYYEVTKYLSLTGHTYSPLVLMASQRTWKKIAPEDQELFQKAAQEAAVYERTVIAGIIRDYLENLEKEGMVVNQIADKTPFQEGVKPMYKEFESKIGTDVLNTFLAARDKAAE